The Scleropages formosus chromosome 11, fSclFor1.1, whole genome shotgun sequence genome window below encodes:
- the mtmr10 gene encoding myotubularin-related protein 10, translating to MFPMRPLKPTFKSYLPPLQTEVKKTVQPPIKKLEAKLLPGEIVVNEVNFVRKCIAVDSSREDLWGKLICTNFKVSFITHDTLQLQKFQYTNRLLGEHDIPLACVEQVVTVNDAKGKQKVLGSNQKLKFNPTELIIYCKDFRIVRFRFDEAGPESAKKVCLAVAHYSHPADPQLLFGFEFAWKRHHSSTGARLNGVDIEGGPQVPLFDRPSDWDREIKRTGASEWRVCSINEGYAISPSLPEYFVVPVSLADQDLKQYSGFFAGQRLPLWCWNHPNGSALVRMASIKDPVQQRKLDQRICTAITKSHPKRSDVLKSDLDKSLPNIQDIQTAFVRLRQICVIEPFEESEERWLSSMEGSRWLEYVRAFLKHAAEVVYMLEGQHASVILQEDEDRDLSCVISSLVLIMLDPHYRSLVGFQGLVQREWVMAGHRFLDRCNHLKKNDKEESPLFLLLLDCVWQLLNQYPTAFEFTETYLTVLSDSMWIPIFSTFLFNCPRQRAEHCREFVQSKNSVREFNMLRFPCVWDWDQQFSRKDQALFNSPLYVGKGTSCIHNGTVKTFRRTKKTYSSTLRGLPSLPNGMLMEVETLPRRNSLAQRLRPDFSVAREAPESPSERFFREWLTRPADPHGLLLPQLLPSHLRLWKLYFLRWVPETQIPRGGPITAFHRLSLLADEIEALQAQLRRCGSASTSTSTVSTPNISHSESSRMYFKARSPDDLSSPPEYLTSSFPFSPVGNLCRRNILGTPFSKFLSGAKIWLSTETLASETL from the exons GTGAGATTGTGGTGAACGAGGTGAACTTTGTAAGGAAGTGCATCGCTGTGGACAGCAGCCGAGAGGACCTATGGGGGAAGCTGATCTGCACCAACTTCAAGGTTTCCTTCATCACCCACGACACTCTGCAACTTCAG AAGTTCCAGTACACAAACCGACTGCTGGGTGAACATGACATTCCCCTGGCATGTGTGGAGCAGGTGGTGACAG TGAATGATGCGAAGGGCAAACAGAAGGTGCTGGGCTCAAACCAGAAGCTCAAATTCAACCCGACGGAGCTCATTATCTACTGCAAGGACTTCCGCATTGTGAGATTTCGCTTTGACGAGGCTGGGCCCGAGAGTGCCAAGAAG GTGTGTCTAGCTGTAGCCCATTACTCTCATCCTGCTGATCCCCAGCTGCTGTTCGGGTTTGAGTTCGCTTGGAAACGACACCACAGCTCCACAG GTGCCCGACTCAATGGTGTAGACATTGAGGGTGGCCCTCAGGTGCCTCTGTTTGACCGTCCCTCTGACTGGGACCGAGAGATCAAACGCACTGGTGCATCGGAGTGGAGGGTGTGTTCCATCAATGAGGGCTACGCCATCTCTCCCAG TCTTCCGGAGTACTTTGTTGTGCCTGTTTCGCTGGCGGATCAGGACCTGAAGCAGTACTCTGGGTTTTTTGCAGGCCAGCGCCTCCCG CTGTGGTGCTGGAACCATCCCAATGGCAGTGCCTTGGTGCGAATGGCTAGCATCAAGGACCCTGTGCAGCAGAGGAAGCTGGACCAGAG AATCTGCACTGCCATCACCAAGAGCCACCCTAAACGCAGTGATGTCCTGAAGTCTGACTTGGACAAGAGCCTTCCAAACATCCAGGACATACAAACCGCCTTTGTCCGACTCCGGCAGATCTGTGTCATTG AGCCATTTGAAGAGTCTGAAGAGAGGTGGCTGTCGTCCATGGAAGGCTCAAGATGGCTGGAGTATGTTAG GGCCTTTCTGAAACACGCTGCAGAAGTGGTGTACATGCTGGAGGGACAGCATGCATCTGTCATTCTGCAAG AGGATGAGGACCGTGACTTGAGTTGTGTGATCTCTTCCCTGGTACTGATCATGCTGGACCCACACTATCGCAGCCTAGTGGGCTTCCAGGGCCTGGTGCAGAGGGAATGGGTGATGGCCGGGCATCGCTTCCTCGACAGGTGCAACCACCTGAAGAAGAACGACAAAGAGGAA TCTCCCCtgttcctgctcctcctggacTGTGTGTGGCAGTTGCTGAATCAGTACCCCACTGCTTTCGAGTTCACAGAGACTTACTTGACTGTACTGAGCGACAGCATGTGGATCCCCATCTTCAGCACCTTCCTCTTCAACTGCCCGCGGCAGCGTGCTGAGCACTGCAGG GAGTTTGTGCAAAGTAAGAACTCTGTGAGGGAGTTCAATATGCTGCGCTTCCCCTGTGTGTGGGACTGGGACCAGCAGTTCTCCCGGAAGGATCAGGCCCTTTTTAACAGCCCACTCTATGTGGGTAAGGGCACCTCTTGCATTCACAACGGCACAGTGAAGACCTTTCGGCGCACAAAG aagACCTACAGCTCCACACTGCGTGGCCTGCCCTCCCTGCCCAATGGGATGCTGATGGAGGTGGAGACTCTCCCACGGCGCAACTCCCTGGCTCAGCGGCTCAGACCTGACTTCTCAGTGGCACGCGAGGCACCAGAGAGCCCGTCTGAGCGATTCTTCCGCGAATGGCTCACCCGGCCCGCGGATCCACATGGGCTGCTGCTGCCCCAATTGCTACCCTCGCATTTGCGGCTGTGGAAGCTCTACTTCTTGCGCTGGGTGCCCGAGACCCAAATCCCGCGTGGCGGACCCATAACAGCCTTCCACAGGTTGTCACTGCTGGCAGACGAGATTGAGGCACTGCAGGCCCAGCTGAGGCGCTGTGGCAGTGCCAGCACCAGTACCTCTACGGTCTCCACCCCCAACATCTCACATTCAGAAAGCAGTAGGATGTACTTCAAAGCCCGTTCCCCGGACGACCTTTCTTCACCCCCTGAGTACCTCACTTCCTCTTTCCCCTTCTCCCCTGTGGGCAACCTTTGCCGCCGTAATATCCTGGGAACCCCATTCAGCAAATTCCTCAGCGGAGCCAAGATCTGGCTCTCCACTGAAACCCTGGCCAGTGAGACGCTCTGA